In one Brienomyrus brachyistius isolate T26 chromosome 7, BBRACH_0.4, whole genome shotgun sequence genomic region, the following are encoded:
- the ntng2b gene encoding neurofilament medium polypeptide isoform X3, with protein sequence MFLITLVSVIPEAVQSHVREAAESEVKEDERSEDGKPEESAIRKEEESEIRKSKELGDKIAEEVEVRKAVEPKGRISEESVGKPADQSEDRKSEESVVRKVWEARTSDDSGVKNAEKFEERKAEVFGNRKAEESKPRRSEEVIKADGLDITGSERSEGRNAEKSEAEMSDIREPEELKVREAETRVTKAQESRVREAEGSSIRGTAEPKGREKEESRSEDEVQSKGSEAEETAGRKVSESKKLMVKGEEPKISGVEEDSGREANEGTEKQDIKAEDQNDRKEEVREEKDYGGKENKIKERVIVKLDAEEKEKKTEDVKNEIPSLKEEIKRKKKNHEKTDCECYGHSNRCSYIDFLNIVTCVSCKHNTRGQNCQHCRLGYFRNASAELDDESVCIECNCNQIGSVHDRCNETGYCQCKEGSAGQRCEDCLPGHYWKQGCFPNVCDDELLLCQNGGTCYENQRCICPPEFRGVLCERPRCDGEDCDGACTAYLTSVTLLLCLLATQLLKLTAC encoded by the exons ATGTTTCTGATTACTCTAGTCAGTGTAATACCTGAAGCTGTGCAATCACACGTCAGAGAGGCTGCAGAATCTGAGGTCAAAGAAGACGAGAGATCAGAAGACGGGAAACCTGAAGAATCGGCAATCAGAAAAGAGGAAGAATCTGAAATCAGAAAATCCAAGGAATTAGGAGACAAAATAGCTGAGGAGGTAGAGGTCAGAAAAGCAGTGGAACCCAAAGGCAGAATATCTGAAGAGTCAGTGGGCAAACCAGCTGATCAATCAGAGGATAGGAAATCTGAAGAGTCAGTGGTCCGAAAGGTTTGGGAAGCAAGAACATCTGATGACTCTGGAGTCAAGAACGCAGAGAAATTTGAAGAAAGAAAGGCTGAGGTGTTTGGAAACAGAAAAGCTGAGGAATCAAAACCCAGGAGATCAGAGGAAGTCATTAAAGCTGATGGGTTAGACATTACAGGATCTGAAAGATCAGAGGGAAGAAATGCTGAGAAATCAGAAGCTGAGATGTCGGATATCAGGGAGCCAGAGGAATTAAAGGTCAGGGAAGCTGAGACACGGGTCACAAAAGCTCAGGAGTCAAGGGTCAGAGAAGCTGAAGGATCAAGTATCAGAGGTACAGCTGAACCAAAGGGCAGAGAAAAGGAAGAATCAAGGTCTGAAGATGAAGTACAATCAAAGGGCAGTGAAGCTGAGGAAACAGCAGGGCGAAAAGTCAGCGAGTCGAAGAAATTGATGGTCAAAGGTGAGGAACCAAAGATCAGCGGGGTAGAAGAAGACAGTGGCAGGGAAGCCAACGAAGGGACAGAGAAGCAAGACATTAAGGCCGAAGACCAAAATGACAGGAAGGAGGAAGTAAGAGAAGAAAAGGACTATGGGGGAAAAGAGAACAAAATCAAAGAAAGAG TCATCGTAAAGCTTGACGCTGaggaaaaagagaagaaaactGAGGATGTGAAAAACGAAATTCCCTCACTTAAAGAAGAAATaaagaggaaaaagaaaaatcacGAAAAAACAG ACTGCGAATGCTACGGACACTCCAACCGCTGCAGCTACATCGACTTTCTCAACATCGTCACTTGCGTCAGCTGCAAGCACAACACTAGGGGGCAGAACTGCCAGCATTGCCGCCTGGGATACTTCCGGAACGCCTCTGCCGAGCTGGATGACGAGAGCGTCTGCATAG AGTGTAACTGTAACCAGATTGGCTCCGTCCATGACCGCTGCAATGAGACAGGCTACTGTCAGTGCAAAGAGGGCTCCGCGGGGCAGAGGTGTGAGGACTGTCTCCCAGGCCACTACTGGAAGCAAGGCTGTTTCC CAAATGTGTGTGACGACGAGCTGCTGCTCTGCCAGAACGGCGGCACCTGCTACGAAAACCAGAGGTGCATCTGTCCCCCAGAATTCAGGGGCGTACTGTGCGAGCGGCCGCGCTGCGACGGCGAGGACTGCGACGGCGCCTGCACCGCCTACCTCACCTCCGTCACCCTGCTTCTCTGCCTCCTGGCTACTCAGCTGCTGAAGTTAACTGCCTGCTGA
- the ntng2b gene encoding neurofilament medium polypeptide isoform X1 yields the protein MFLITLVSVIPEAVQSHVREAAESEVKEDERSEDGKPEESAIRKEEESEIRKSKELGDKIAEEVEVRKAVEPKGRISEESVGKPADQSEDRKSEESVVRKVWEARTSDDSGVKNAEKFEERKAEVFGNRKAEESKPRRSEEVIKADGLDITGSERSEGRNAEKSEAEMSDIREPEELKVREAETRVTKAQESRVREAEGSSIRGTAEPKGREKEESRSEDEVQSKGSEAEETAGRKVSESKKLMVKGEEPKISGVEEDSGREANEGTEKQDIKAEDQNDRKEEVREEKDYGGKENKIKERVIVKLDAEEKEKKTEDVKNEIPSLKEEIKRKKKNHEKTGIPQLLITGGSGISQRLGMIFGQFEDCECYGHSNRCSYIDFLNIVTCVSCKHNTRGQNCQHCRLGYFRNASAELDDESVCIECNCNQIGSVHDRCNETGYCQCKEGSAGQRCEDCLPGHYWKQGCFPNVCDDELLLCQNGGTCYENQRCICPPEFRGVLCERPRCDGEDCDGACTAYLTSVTLLLCLLATQLLKLTAC from the exons ATGTTTCTGATTACTCTAGTCAGTGTAATACCTGAAGCTGTGCAATCACACGTCAGAGAGGCTGCAGAATCTGAGGTCAAAGAAGACGAGAGATCAGAAGACGGGAAACCTGAAGAATCGGCAATCAGAAAAGAGGAAGAATCTGAAATCAGAAAATCCAAGGAATTAGGAGACAAAATAGCTGAGGAGGTAGAGGTCAGAAAAGCAGTGGAACCCAAAGGCAGAATATCTGAAGAGTCAGTGGGCAAACCAGCTGATCAATCAGAGGATAGGAAATCTGAAGAGTCAGTGGTCCGAAAGGTTTGGGAAGCAAGAACATCTGATGACTCTGGAGTCAAGAACGCAGAGAAATTTGAAGAAAGAAAGGCTGAGGTGTTTGGAAACAGAAAAGCTGAGGAATCAAAACCCAGGAGATCAGAGGAAGTCATTAAAGCTGATGGGTTAGACATTACAGGATCTGAAAGATCAGAGGGAAGAAATGCTGAGAAATCAGAAGCTGAGATGTCGGATATCAGGGAGCCAGAGGAATTAAAGGTCAGGGAAGCTGAGACACGGGTCACAAAAGCTCAGGAGTCAAGGGTCAGAGAAGCTGAAGGATCAAGTATCAGAGGTACAGCTGAACCAAAGGGCAGAGAAAAGGAAGAATCAAGGTCTGAAGATGAAGTACAATCAAAGGGCAGTGAAGCTGAGGAAACAGCAGGGCGAAAAGTCAGCGAGTCGAAGAAATTGATGGTCAAAGGTGAGGAACCAAAGATCAGCGGGGTAGAAGAAGACAGTGGCAGGGAAGCCAACGAAGGGACAGAGAAGCAAGACATTAAGGCCGAAGACCAAAATGACAGGAAGGAGGAAGTAAGAGAAGAAAAGGACTATGGGGGAAAAGAGAACAAAATCAAAGAAAGAG TCATCGTAAAGCTTGACGCTGaggaaaaagagaagaaaactGAGGATGTGAAAAACGAAATTCCCTCACTTAAAGAAGAAATaaagaggaaaaagaaaaatcacGAAAAAACAG GGATCCCACAGCTCTTGATCACCGGGGGGTCCGGGATCAGCCAGCGACTGGGCATGAtatttggccagtttgaag ACTGCGAATGCTACGGACACTCCAACCGCTGCAGCTACATCGACTTTCTCAACATCGTCACTTGCGTCAGCTGCAAGCACAACACTAGGGGGCAGAACTGCCAGCATTGCCGCCTGGGATACTTCCGGAACGCCTCTGCCGAGCTGGATGACGAGAGCGTCTGCATAG AGTGTAACTGTAACCAGATTGGCTCCGTCCATGACCGCTGCAATGAGACAGGCTACTGTCAGTGCAAAGAGGGCTCCGCGGGGCAGAGGTGTGAGGACTGTCTCCCAGGCCACTACTGGAAGCAAGGCTGTTTCC CAAATGTGTGTGACGACGAGCTGCTGCTCTGCCAGAACGGCGGCACCTGCTACGAAAACCAGAGGTGCATCTGTCCCCCAGAATTCAGGGGCGTACTGTGCGAGCGGCCGCGCTGCGACGGCGAGGACTGCGACGGCGCCTGCACCGCCTACCTCACCTCCGTCACCCTGCTTCTCTGCCTCCTGGCTACTCAGCTGCTGAAGTTAACTGCCTGCTGA